The Raphanus sativus cultivar WK10039 chromosome 2, ASM80110v3, whole genome shotgun sequence genome includes a region encoding these proteins:
- the LOC108839797 gene encoding proteasome subunit alpha type-2-A yields the protein MGDSQYSFSLTTFSPSGKLVQIEHALTAVGSGQTSLGIKASNGVVIATEKKLPSILVDEASVQKIQHLTPNIGVVYSGMGPDFRVLVRKSRKQAEQYLRLYKEPIPVTQLVRETATVMQEFTQSGGVRPFGVSLLVAGYDDKGPQLYQVDPSGSYFSWKASAMGKNVSNAKTFLEKRYTEDMELDDAIHTAILTLKEGFEGEISSKNIEIGKIGADKVFRVLTPAEIDDYLAEVE from the exons ATGGGAGACAGTCAGTACTCGTTTTCACTCACTACCTTCAG CCCTTCAGGGAAGCTGGTTCAGATAGAGCATGCTCTAACTGCTGTTGGATCAGGCCAGACATCTTTGGGGATTAAAG CTTCAAACGGAGTTGTTATTGCCACTGAAAAGAAGCTTCCATCTATTCTTGTTGATGAAGCCTCT GTTCAAAAGATTCAGCATTTGACTCCCAACATTGGAGTTGTATACAG TGGTATGGGTCCTGATTTCCGAGTTCTTGTGCGAAAGAGTAGGAAGCAGGCTGAGCAATACCTCCGCTTGTACAAA GAACCTATCCCTGTCACTCAACTTGTGAGGGAAACTGCTACGGTCATGCAAGAGTTCACTCAATCAGG TGGTGTGAGGCCGTTTGGAGTTTCTCTTCTAGTGGCTGGGTATGATGACAAGGGCCCACAGCTGTACCAG GTGGATCCGTCTGGTTCTTATTTCTCATGGAAAGCTTCGGCGATGGGAAAGAATGTTTCGAATGCCAAGACATTTCTCGAGAAGAG GTACACAGAAGATATGGAGCTTGATGATGCGATTCATACGGCTATATTGACACTGAAGGAAGG TTTTGAGGGAGAAATCTCGAGCAAGAACATCGAGATTGGCAAGATTGGTGCTGACAAAGTCTTTAG GGTACTAACACCGGCAGAGATCGACGATTACTTGGCTGAGGTCGAGTAA
- the LOC108843417 gene encoding LOW QUALITY PROTEIN: uncharacterized protein LOC108843417 (The sequence of the model RefSeq protein was modified relative to this genomic sequence to represent the inferred CDS: inserted 2 bases in 1 codon), translating into MENSVDEEGREALFAQLKALSLELLSLSQTPQKDPAVIPELLSLLRRAPPSSLQSFFHYTLFPLLLLLDAAVACRRRRSQGDAFVVVVSDKVAEGVVSCLQELLKKCHVGSVDQMVVVMKKLTSGAVLTPSEASEEFREGIIRCFRAMISGLVPCSDDSCGCKRALGRPQLSEEDRRDYCYQSHDDLETGECLIAFLQSHSALAAVGHWLSILLKVADAEASRGHRGSAQLRVEAFMTLRILVAKIGTADVLAFFLPGVVSQIAKVLHVSRAMISGAAGSVDALDQAVRCLAEFLMIVLDDEANSSALCISDDDSKLQKHGSAHSVLDELRSLTMKTQGQQSDELLIETTSQEIVKTINVHEKLTGDSFHVERTKEWLEKTTSHVNKLLCETFPHILIHPAGKIRWGFLAAIRGLLSKSPRSLKGARLVMLECVCTLVVDDSDEVSVAAQETLDHLFSERSKYQVESDISKIFSRLLERLPKVVLGNEELPALSVVKQLLVVTYYSGPQFLADHLQSPITASRFLDTFALCLSHNSAFTGSLEKLIAERPTSSTGYLPSITELKVGFRETRRNNAEPDQGKLEISQSTTSFVLPRMPPWFSYVGSQKLYEMLAGILRLVGLSLMAGLDNNGSLAVILDIPLGFFRRLVSEVRVKEYNGEDWQTWCNRTGSGQLIRQAATAACILNEMIFGLSEQASEALSRLLRKGRDNKLLSWEVSWNQRAKTHLIDCVGKILHEYQSPEVWDLPLDQTDVSLHFLRDTAMLHQVIIEGVGVFSLCLGEEFASSGFLHSSLYLLLESLTCSSFQVRNASDSVLRLLATTSGHPTVGHLVVANADYVVDSICRQLRHLDLNPHVPSVLAAMLSYIGVAHEILPLLEEPMRLVSQELEIVGRQQHPNLTLPFLKAVAEIVKASKNEASLLPDRAKSYSDQVKTKATDAITSAQERGSDFNEEEWESILLELNRSKRYRRTVGSIASSCLVAATPLLASSDQVSCLVALDIIEEGVVALAKVEEAYRAETETKETMEEVIEFASLYQLKDYMNATDDGADENRLLPAINKIWPFFVACIRIRNPVAVRKCLNVITRVIQTSGGDFFTRRFRNDGHDFWKLLTTSPFHVMTPKSLREENKPVLRLPYRTISESSSSSSSVAEVSSLKVQAALLNMIAELSRDKRCASAFDAVLKRVAGLVVGIACSSVTGLREAALSALRGLACVDADLIWILLADVYYSLKKSRDLPLPPSPEFPEVSTVLPSLSEDSPPGRFLYVEYGGRSYGFELEFSSVETVFKKMQXLVFVDQMSC; encoded by the exons ATGGAGAACTCCGTCGACGAGGAGGGACGAGAAGCCCTCTTCGCGCAGCTCAAAGCTCTCTCCTTGGAGCTTCTAAGCCTATCGCAAACCCCTCAAAAGGATCCCGCCGTGATCCCCGAGCTGCTCAGCCTCCTCCGCCGTGCTCCTCCGTCGTCTCTCCAATCCTTCTTCCA CTACACTTTGTTCCCTTTGCTTCTTCTGCTAGACGCAGCAGTAgcttgcagaagaagaagaagtcaggGAGATGCTTTTGTTGTCGTCGTGAGTGATAAAGTAGCAGAAGGTGTTGTCTCTTGTCTCCAGGAGCTTCTTAAGAAATGCCACGTCGGATCCGTTGATCAG aTGGTTGTGGTAATGAAGAAGTTAACTAGTGGTGCTGTTTTGACGCCGTCCGAGGCTTCTGAGGAGTTTCGTGAAGGGATCATCAGATGTTTCAGGGCGATGATCTCTGGTTTGGTTCCATGTTCTGATGATTCTTGCGGATGTAAGCGTGCTCTTGGCAGGCCTCAGCTGTCAGAAGAAGATAGAAGAGATTATTGTTATCAGAGTCATGATGATTTAGAAACCGGAGAATGCTTGATTGCGTTTCTTCAGTCTCACTCTGCTTTGGCTGCTGTGGGTCATTGGCTTTCTATTCTTCTCAAA GTGGCTGATGCTGAGGCTTCTCGAGGACATAGAGGAAGTGCACAACTTAGAGTTGAAGCCTTTATGACCTTACGGATACTTGTGGCTAAG ATTGGTACTGCTGATGTGTTGGCGTTTTTTCTACCTGGTGTTGTTAGCCAAATCGCCAAAGTGTTGCATGTTTCAAGAGCAATGATAAGCGGAGCGGCAGGAAGCGTTGATGCATTGGACCAAGCAGTTAGATGTTTAGCCGAGTTTCTCATGATAGTCCTTGATGATGAGGCCAATTCATCGGCTCTCTGTATCTCTGATGATGATTCAAAGTTGCAGAAGCATGGATCTGCACACTCAGTTTTGGACGAACTTCGTTCTCTGACAATGAAAACTCAAGGGCAGCAGAGCGACGAGCTCCTGATAGAGACTACAAGCCAAGAGATTGTTAAAACCATCAATGTACATGAGAAACTGACTGGTGACTCCTTTCATGTTGAACGTACAAAGGAATGGTTAGAGAAGACAACATCTCATGTGAATAAGCTGTTGTGTGAGACGTTTCCTCAT ATTCTTATTCATCCAGCTGGCAAAATTAGATGGGGATTTCTAGCAGCAATACGTGGACTGCTATCTAAGAGCCCTCGTTCATTGAAGGGAGCCAGGCTAGTGATGCTG GAATGCGTATGTACTCTGGTTGTTGATGACTCGGATGAAGTCTCTGTAGCAGCTCAGGAAACTCTCGATCACTTATTCTCTGAACGCTCAAAGTATCAGGTAGAGAGCGACATAAGCAAGATCTTTAGCAG ACTACTGGAGAGGCTACCAAAAGTGGTATTGGGGAATGAAGAATTGCCTGCACTTTCGGTTGTGAAACAGTTACTTGTAGTCACTTATTACTCTGGTCCTCAGTTTCTGGCGGATCATCTTCAGTCTCCA ATAACAGCTAGCAGATTCTTGGATACATTTGCTCTCTGTCTGAGCCACAATTCAGCATTCACTGGCTCTCTTGAAAAGCTCATCGCAGAAAGGCCTACTTCATCTACAGGTTACCTCCCTTCCATCACAGAACTGAAAGTGGGGTTCAGGGAGACCAGACGCAACAACGCTGAACCAGATCAAGGAAAGTTGGAGATATCACAGAGCACCACTAGCTTTGTGTTACCTCGAATGCCGCCTTGGTTCTCTTATGTTGGTAGTCAGAAGCTCTACGAGATGCTCGCTGGAATCCTTAGACTTGTCGGTTTATCCTTAATGGCAG GACTTGATAACAATGGCAGTTTAGCAGTCATCTTGGACATTCCTTTAGGGTTTTTCCGTAGATTGGTTTCAGAAGTTCGTGTAAAGGAGTACAACGGAGAAGACTGGCAGACATGGTGTAACCGAACCGGTTCAGGACAGTTAATACGCCAGGCGGCAACTGCTGCTTGTATCTTGAACGAGATGATCTTTGGTCTATCAGAACAAGCAAGTGAAGCTCTCTCGAGACTGCTTCGTAAGGGAAGAGACAACAAACTACTCTCCTGGGAAGTCTCATGGAACCAACGCGCAAAGACTCATCTGATCGATTGCGTTGGTAAAATCTTGCACGAGTACCAATCTCCTGAAGTGTGGGATCTCCCCCTGGACCAAACCGATGTTAGTCTGCATTTCTTGAGAGACACTGCAATGCTGCACCAAGTTATAATAGAAGGAGTTGGTGTGTTTTCATTGTGCCTTGGGGAAGAGTTTGCTTCGAGTGGGTTTCTTCACTCTTCGCTTTACCTTCTCCTTGAGAGTCTTACGTGTTCGAGCTTCCAAGTTAGAAACGCTTCTGACTCTGTCTTACGTCTTCTTGCTACCACCTCTGGCCATCCAACA GTAGGGCATCTGGTTGTAGCAAATGCAGACTATGTTGTTGACTCTATTTGTCGTCAGCTGCGCCACCTGGATCTTAACCCTCATGTTCCAAGTGTTCTTGCTGCTATGCTTTCTTATATAGGAGTTGCTCATGAAATATTGCCTTTGTTGGAGGAACCG ATGCGGTTGGTTTCTCAAGAGCTAGAGATTGTTGGTAGACAGCAGCATCCAAATCTAACTCTACCCTTCTTGAAG GCTGTTGCTGAGATTGTAAAAGCATCAAAGAACGAGGCTAGTCTATTACCAGACCGAGCCAAGTCATATAGTGATCAGGTTAAGACCAAAGCAACTGATGCAATAACATCGGCGCAAGAGAGAGGTTCAGATTTTAACGAGGAAGAATGGGAAAGCATACTGCTTGAACTGAATCGTTCTAAAAGATACAGACGCACAGTTGGATCGATAGCCTCTTCATGTTTAGTTGCAGCCACACCTCTCCTTGCATCATCAGATCAAGTTTCATGCTTGGTTGCTCTCGATATAATCGAG GAAGGAGTAGTGGCGCTGGCTAAAGTGGAGGAAGCTTATAGAGCAGAGACGGAAACTAAGGAAACAATGGAAGAAGTCATTGAGTTTGCTTCACTCTATCAGCTCAAAGACTACATGAACGCTACAGACGATGGAGCAGACGAGAACAGGCTTTTACCTGCTATCAACAAAATCTGGCCATTCTTTGTTGCCTGCATACGAATCAGAAATCCTGTG GCTGTACGGAAATGCTTGAATGTGATAACCAGAGTCATTCAAACATCTGGAGGAGACTTCTTCACACGTCGTTTCCGCAACGATGGCCATGACTTCTGGAAGCTTTTAACAACATCTCCCTTCCACGTAATGACACCAAAGAGCCTCCGAGAAGAGAACAAGCCAGTTCTCAGGCTCCCTTACAGAACTATTTccgagtcttcttcttcttcttcttccgttgCTGAAGTATCCAGCTTGAAAGTGCAAGCTGCACTTCTCAACATGATCGCCGAGCTTTCCAGAGACAAACGCTGCGCTTCAGCTTTTGATGCGGTCTTGAAGAGAGTTGCGGGCTTGGTCGTTGGGATAGCGTGCAGCAGCGTGACAGGGTTGAGAGAAGCGGCTTTGAGCGCGTTGAGAGGTTTGGCTTGCGTTGATGCTGATCTCATTTGGATTCTCTTGGCGGATGTGTATTATTCTCTCAAGAAGAGTAGAGATTTGCCTCTTCCACCTTCTCCGGAGTTTCCAGAGGTATCAACGGTTTTGCCTTCACTGTCGGAAGATTCTCCTCCGGGGAGGTTTCTGTATGTTGAGTACGGTGGTCGGAGCTATGGTTTTGAGTTGGAGTTTAGTTCTGTTGAGACCGTTTTCAAGAAAATGCA TCTCGTCTTTGTAGATCAAATGAGttgttaa